TCAAATCTTGATGTAAGCTCAATCACTGCACCCTCGTACAAAAGCATTGTTTCACCGTCAAAAAAGCTTTCCTGCAATTTTTGTCCTTCCTTTCCTGTGTCTTTGCTTTTATTTTACTTTTGTTTCATTAAATCAAGATTAAAAGTTTTTTGATTTATTATGAATGATGCAAGGGGGAGGGGTCTTGCAATAAAAATAAGCCGCAACGGTCGAAGCGGGCACAGATTGCTCTGTGCCCGCTTCTTCCTGCGGCTGTGTGATACCGGATATATTTTTTTTGTTGGTCGGCTGCTTTATCTTACGATTACGATTTCCTTAACTTCATCTTTGTAAATTCTGATGAATACGCGGCTTTCGTCAAGTTCATCGTACTGCGGGATGTCACCGGGTTCTACTACTTTAATCGGGCTGGTGGTTTTGTTTGAATTGAATTCATAAACCTTAACGCCGTTGATGTTGTAGTTAGAAACCGCACCGTCGTTTACAGACACGTTAATCGAGTTTGCAAACTTCTTAACGACTTTACCGTATACCGTTACCAAGTCTTCATTGATTGTCTGTGTGCCTTCTGTGGCTTTATCTTTTGCTTCAAATAATACTCTGATGCTTTCGATTTCGCCGGCAGCGTTCGTTTTGAACTGAATGATGTCGCCAGCGGCAAGTGCGTCGCCGTCTTCATTTACCAGTATATCGTCTTCTGCTGTTGTGAAGGTTTTCTTCTCACCGTCGATGAACGCGTAGAGTCTTTCCACTGTTTCATTGTCGCTGTTGATGGTTGTACCAATCTTTTCAACAACTGCTGCCGAAGCTTCTAAGTTGGCTATGCCATTAGAATTTGTAACAATGATAACTTTTGCTGTTAAATCTTCGCCTACATCGTAGATGGATACGTCGTATTCTGTTTCATCTTCAAACAGGGAGATGGTTTCTACAGAATATTTATCCGGGTCGGTTTCACCTTCGGGGATATCAAACACGATTGTGTTGTTGTTTACATTGTAGCTTCCCAGTTTTTTCGCGGAAGCGCGGTATTTTAACGTATCTTTTGCATTCAGTGTGAACGTTGTTTTATCAATTGTACCAGAGCTTGTGCTGTCTTTCGCAGTGTTAATCTGTGTTAACACGCCCTCGCTGTTTGTTTCATAGGTTACAAGCTGCGGGTCAACGTCGCTGTCTGCACCGTTTAATGCTGTTAATACTTCGTTTGGCGTTTTGTTAGACTGGCCGTTGAACTTAATTTTGTCGCCGGAAGTCATAACTTTTTCTTCGCCGTTTTTATCAAATACTTTAATCTGGAGGTTTTTATCAAAGCCAGTTGTAAGGTCGGCTGCTACCAGGTAAGCGTAGTTGGAAGAAAGGCCGCTTGTAGCGTCAACTGCTGCGATGTTCCTGTCTTTATCCAGGTAGAAGGTGCCTTCGTCGTTTAAGTTCACATCTTCTGTATAGTTTGCAGCAATTCTGAAGTCTTCACCATTGATAACATATTTGTCGCCGTGAATTTCTTCAACTCTGCCTGTTACGCTTTCGGTTGTAACTTCAACCATGATAATTGTTTTATCTTTGCTGGTTGCAACGGAGAGAACGTCCCATTCTTTCAAATCTGTGATATTGATTTCCTGTCCGCCTCTTGTGATAACAAACTTCACGTTCTTGTCTTCAGGGTCTAACACCAATGAAGGCTTGCCGTATTTGTCTGTTACTCTGTTGCTGGATGCAATTACTTCTTCAACTACATAGTTTTCATAAGACTCGATGAACACAACATCATAAACGTCGTCGCGGTCCTGGTCTAAAACTAACAGGCTGCCGGAAGCAGGCTGAAGTTCTGCTTTGTCAAATGCAATTGCTTTACCGTTGAAAATATATTTTGCATCGTTCGATACGTTCACATACTGTGTTTTTGTATCGTTTTCTTTATCTTTCCAATAGTCAATTCTTAATTTTTCGCCCTCTGTAATTTTTTCAATGTCTTCAACATTGATTTTCATGGACGAATTCTTGTTTTTCTCAGCGCGGGCCAAAACGAGTTTTTCGTCTTTGTTGTCGTCTTCTCTAACATAAGCTTCTACATTGAAGCCTAAGAGGCGAGACGCCTGGGCCATTGCTTTGTTTTCAACTTCATATACGTTTTCGCCAATTCTTACTTCGTTGTCACGGAGTGAGCTTGAGCCGGTTAAGCTGCTTGTGCCAACAGCTGTAATCTGGCCTTTTACGATTTTTGTTTTCAGCTCGTCTTCTAAAAGAGTTTTGTCAACGATTTCGTAAGATTCGTCGCCGCCGAAGCTTGTCTGTTCCATTTTCTTAACTGTTAAAGAGTTGTTGGTCATCTGTGCAACCATGCCTCTAACAACTGCTGTGTCGTTGCTTGCAACTGCGTTTTTCGTAATTCCCTGCTGAGATGCTACCGAAATGTAGCCTGTCGGGAATCCGCCTTTTTTCTCTGCAGCAGGGCCGTGTCCGATTAAACGAACCAGAACCGTTGCAGCTTCTGCGTAGGTGATTGTGTCGTCAGGACGGAAGTTGCCTTCGTCGTCACCGATTACAATACCCTGGTTTGTCGCAACATTGATATAACCGTTTGCCCAGTGGTTTTCTACCACATCGGGATATTTTGTCGGATATTCCGAGTTTTCTGCAATGCTGCCAAGTCCCATAGAGGTTACTGCAACTTTAGCGAACTCAGAACGTTTGATTGTATCTTCAGGTCTGAAAGCGCCGCTTTCAGCGTCACCAACCATGATATCAAGCGCGCCTAAAACTTCAATTGCATCTGCATATTTTGAGTCTACTGCGTCACTGGGAAGTGCTGCAAATGCTGTTGCCCCAAAACCAAATGCCATACATGCTGAAAGTATAAATGAAGTCAATTTTTTTGCTTTAAACATTAAGATTCCTCCTTAGAATTTTAAAAAATCTTTTTGCCGTTCCTTTGCTGTCTGAGTGATGCGTATGCATAAAATATTTTATTTGGCAGAAAGCAAAGCCTGGTCTGCCATTCGTTATGTCTGTTTTATTTTGTCGTTCCTCGCTGCTCACAATATATACAACGTCAAACGGAAACAAAAGTTCCCGAAATATACGATGTAAAAATTGGAAATGCATGATTGGCATTTTCATTTCATATAGATAAACAGTAAAACAAAACGGAAAGGAAGCTTTTTTATGGCCACAATTCGAAGCTCACGATATTACGAAAATTTCGACATGCCGAAGCCTGATACTCAGACGCAGGAGGCTCCAAAACAGCCAGATACGGAGCCGGCGCCCTCCCAAATGACCCAAGAGCAGTCCGCTCCAGCTGGCGAAAGAATACCGGTACAAACTGAGTCGATGACTGAAACAGGGGAACCCATGCTGCCGCAAACTGAGCGGCCCGCTAGCAGAATGGAACAAAGCGAATTAATGGAGACCGAACAAACGGAGCGCGTTATCCCCTCCCCCGAAGACCGCGAACCGATACCTGTGCCCGCCGAGCCGGCCAGCCCCAATGGAGAACTCGTTTTTGATGTTTCAAACGATGAATTCGCAGCAGAAAACAGTCAGGGTGAAATTTTAGTGCAGGCAGTTTCTGCCCGCGGAACACGTCCGGTGCCGGAGGCCGCCGTCATCATTTATAAAAACCGCGACGGCGAAAACAAAGTTGTTTCGTTTTATTTGACCGATGAAGATGGAAGGACACCAAATATTCCGGTTCCCGCGCCTGCAAAAGAAGATTCTCAGTCGCCCTCAGACACCCTCCCTTTCGCAGATTACAACATTGCGGTGCGCCATCCCATGTATTATACCGCTATGATCGATAACGTTCAGGTTTTCGGCGACGAGTTGACGATTCAAACCGTAGAGATGATTCCCCTGCCCGAATTTGTGAATGAGCGCGACACAACAAAGACCGTTGTGATTCCAAAACAAAACTTATAATAGAAAGGAGAAAACAACATGCCGGTAGGAGCAACCATTCCAGAATTTATTACCGTACATTTGGGACTGCCTGCATCCAACGCCCAGAATGTAACGGTTTCGTTTATTGATTATATCAAAAATGTAGCCTCCAGCGAAATTTATCCCACATGGCCGGAAAGCGCGCTGCGGGCAAATATCTATGCGCAGATTTCGTTTGCTTTAAATAAAATCTACACAGAATTTTATAGGGCACGCGGTTATAATTTCGACATTACAAATACGACGCAATATGACCAGGCCTTCGTTCCGGGCAGGAATATTTTTGGCGACATCAACCGCATCGTGGATGACATTTTCGACTCATATTTAAGAAGGGAAGGCTTTTTAGAACCCCTTGCTGCCCGTTTCTGCAACGGCACCACCGTCACCTGTGAGGGGCTTTCCCAGTGGGGTTCGGTCAGTCTTGCCAACCAGGGATATCTGCCCTACCAAATTATTCAATATTATTATGGAGATGATGTAAATATCATTACCGACGTACCTGTTGAAACATCGTTAGAGTCATACCCCGGTTATCCCATCAGCACCGGCGACCGTGGACCCAATGTCCGCCGGATTCAAAATTCTTTAAATATAATTTCAAAAAATTATCCGCTCATTCCCAAAGTTGTTCCCGATGCAATTTTTGGAGAAAGCACAGAAGAGGCGGTGAAAACCTTTCAGCGGATTTTTAACCTCACGCCAGACGGCGTTGTGGGGCGTGCCACGTGGTATAAGCTGGTCAGCTTAGTGGTAGGCATTAACCGTTTAAACGAATTAAACAGCGTGGGAAACACCTTGTTTGGTTTATCGTTAGAATATCCAGACGCCATCACGGAAGGCGACACAGGAGAAAAGGTTTCCATCATGCAGCTGATGCTGAACATTTTGGCGGAGTATTATAACCAAATTCCTTTTGTGCCCAACAGCGGTTCTTACGACCAGCAGACGCTAAATGGCGTTATTGCGTTTCAAAAACAGTTTGGCCTGCCTCAAAATGGTATTGTAGATGACAGAACATGGGAAGCCATGTATAATGCGGTGAAAGGCGTTTATATTGCCACAGATAACGGTCAGAATGAGGCCCCGGTTCAAATTCTTCCTTACCCAGGCATGCTGCTTTCTGCCGGAACCAGGGGTGACAGTGTCCAGGCACTTCAGGAATATTTGAACGGAATTTCCCTTGTGTATACGGAAATATCTCCTGTTACGCCCACAGGAAATTTTGGCCCCAACACCCGAACCGCCGTTCTAACATTTCAAGGACTGTTTGGCCTGCCGGAAACCGGTGTGGTAGACCGCGAAACATGGGAAAGGATTGAAGAAGTGTTTATTGAAATCCGCGAGGGAGCACAGCCGCGTTTTGGTCAGTTCCCGGGTTATGAACTCAAGGAGGGCCAGGAAGACAGTGTACGCGGAATTGAGGTAAACACTGACAACTTAACCGGCCGACCGGTTTACTCCCTCCAACACATGCTGCGGTATATTAACGCAGAAAAGCCTCTGCCGGGCATACCCGACGGCATCTTCGGCGGCCAGACAACCGACCGTGTGAAAGAATTCCAAGCGGAAAACGACTTAAACGCTACTGGAACAGTGAACAGCCAGACCTTCAGCGCTATTCGGGACGCCTATAATAAAAAAACAGATGAACTGAAACAACCGGAGGGGGCATATCCTCACGGCGTGGTGTATGATCAACCGGAAACAGAGCAGGATATTTTATATGTCGCACAAGTAATGCTAAACAAACTGGCAGACACCTTTGCCAACATCTCCCGTCCGAACATAAACGGTGAATATGATGCGAAGATGCAAAAATCAATTTCCGATTTTCAAAAACAGTTTAACCTGCCTCAAAATGGGTTCGATAAAAACACTTGGGATCAGTTAACAAGGATTTATAACGAAATTAAAGCATAAAAAAGAGGTGCGAAAAAATCGCACCTCTTTATAATTTTTATTTAGTTTGCCAGAAGTTCCACCGATTTTACAAGAGGTATTGCAGACTCCAGTGTGTTCCAAGCAAAGATTTTTGCTTTCACCGCACCGCTGACGTTTGCAATGCTTAAAGAAGCCGTGTTGTTACCCGATGCAACATGTTCAACCCCAAGCAAGGAATTATCTGATCCGTAAAGGGCAATAATCGCGTCAAACTGCATTGTTTCGTCGTTTTCGGGATAGTATGTTGCAGTTGCCGTTACGGTTTCGTCTGTTAAGCTGCTGGTAAAGCTAAGCTGATAACCTGTAATTTTTATTTCAATTGGGCTGCTTTGCGTTTTTAAAACCGTGCCGTCGGCTTTTGTTCCAATAACTTCTGATTTCATAAACTTGCCAAAGTCGCTGCCGCGAAGTTCAAAGCTTCCTGTTTTGTTTGTGCCTGCCTTGGCATAGTGAACGCCGTCGCTTGACACATAAAAGTTATAATACTTTTCTAAAACTTCGCCAACGTTTGCGCCTGTTGTTTCTGTGGCTGTTAAGGTGTTGCCAGCTTTTGTTACAGAAGCATCATAATATTCAGCGCCGATAGGTTCAAGTTTTATTTCGTCGATTGCAAGTTCCGTATCCTGCTCTGGCGCATCGCCATTCACGCTAAGGTACAAGTCACCAACTTTCTGGGCGTTCTGAACATTAAATTCCGCTGTATATTTTTTCCACTCAGTTGTAACGCTGCCGTTCGGAACCGTAATGCGGCCATAAGCTGGCGTTCCGCCTTCTTCATATTCCACCTTGCCGATATTGTGCATTGCAGACACCGTTGCAGTTTTTAAAGTGGAATTTTCCGTCAATCTCATCCAGAACGACAATCTGTATTTCTGCTGCTGTTTTAAGTTTACAACAGCACGCAAGCGCCGTGTCGTTCCCATTGTTTTTTCTGCATTATCGGGATCCGGATCGCTGCTCTTTCCACCTACTAAAGAAACTTTCAAATAATCTCCGCGGTCAGCGTTTGTGCCGTCGTCAGGGACAGCAGTCAGCGTAGTGAATTTATCTCCGGCCACAAATGCAGGAACAGCTATTGTGCCGTTTTTGGCGTCGCCGGTAAATCCATTGTGGTTAAAGCTGCCATTATATGGAAGCTCGTTCACCTCTTCTAAGCACATGTCATCAATATACCAAGATTCATAGCCGCCGCTTGTACAAGCAATTCCAATACGGTCGATTACAAATCCGTCCTTTGAATATGTTTCTCCCGTTGAATTTATCGTTCGGAAATAATATTCAAACTCGTGCCATTGGCCGTCTTGTTCATATTTTGTTTCAGGCCCATACATTTTCCCGGACGTAAACGAAAAATAATTTGTGTCCGAGGTAATAGCAGTATTGGTTGGGTTGTGTATAAAGGCCCTGACTGACCGAGAAAGGTTGTTCATTCTAACCTTTGCAGACAGGCGATATGTGGTAGCCGGCATTAAAGTTACGTCTGAAAAGAAAGCGCCCTGCTCGCCGCTGCCAACAATAAAAAGGCAATTATTTCCATCTAACTGCGTATGCTTTGCCTGATCATGGGGAAGCATTTTTGCGGCAAACACATTGCTTGTCCACGGGTCTGAGTTAGATGGCGTTCTTGCATAATTTGCGCTTAGACCGGAGGCAAGCTCAAAGCTGTCAGCCTGCAGAATTTTATTATCGGCAGGCTCGCATTTTAACTCGTCCATGATATATGTACCCTGTGCACCCACGCGGATTTCCAGTGTTGTTGCCAAATTGTCTGTTTTCGGATAATTCGCCGAACCGCCGTCTGCTGACGATGCCCAAACCCTTGCGTTCGGATTCATTTTATAATTGTCAATATAATATCTGATATAACCGTCTTCTGTGGTTTCGCCCGCTTTCATGACAAGTTCTTCATAGCCGTCTGCCGTTTCACCGTTTTTCAATGCGTCATGATAAAAAATTGCTTTAACCGTACCAAATGTGATTTCTTCCGGTTTTAAATAAACAGAAACGTTATAATTTTTGCCAACCACAGTCGACAAATCATACTTAAATGCGCCGAAACCGCTGTCGTCGCTCACAGTGACCTTCAGTGCACTGCTGCTTCCAAACACGCCGCCGCTGACTAATTCTTTCTTAGCGTTTGACACAGCTGTTCCCAGAGCAGCTTCGTCTTCCGTTTCAAATCCCAAATAAAGATTTTCAGAATAGTTTACCGCTGTATTTGCGGCAGCAGCCGGAAGCATAAATGCGCACAGCATCACTGCTGAAACCAAAACTGACATAATTTTTTTCATGCTTTTTCCTCCTTGTATTGTTCTATTTCAGCAAAGTAGAATTTGTTTGTAAGCATGCTTACAAACAAAGGAGTACTCCTTTGCCCATTATCACTTATCATTATATCATATTTCGTCAAATCCGCAACACAAATATTGCAAAATTCAACGGCATTTCTCAACAATTATTGCATATATTGCACAAAAATTCCTCTTATTCCAGAATTTCATAAAAAAATTGCCATATCTGCGTCAAATAAATATAGAATTTTGCACACGAC
This region of Congzhengia minquanensis genomic DNA includes:
- a CDS encoding S-layer homology domain-containing protein; protein product: MFKAKKLTSFILSACMAFGFGATAFAALPSDAVDSKYADAIEVLGALDIMVGDAESGAFRPEDTIKRSEFAKVAVTSMGLGSIAENSEYPTKYPDVVENHWANGYINVATNQGIVIGDDEGNFRPDDTITYAEAATVLVRLIGHGPAAEKKGGFPTGYISVASQQGITKNAVASNDTAVVRGMVAQMTNNSLTVKKMEQTSFGGDESYEIVDKTLLEDELKTKIVKGQITAVGTSSLTGSSSLRDNEVRIGENVYEVENKAMAQASRLLGFNVEAYVREDDNKDEKLVLARAEKNKNSSMKINVEDIEKITEGEKLRIDYWKDKENDTKTQYVNVSNDAKYIFNGKAIAFDKAELQPASGSLLVLDQDRDDVYDVVFIESYENYVVEEVIASSNRVTDKYGKPSLVLDPEDKNVKFVITRGGQEINITDLKEWDVLSVATSKDKTIIMVEVTTESVTGRVEEIHGDKYVINGEDFRIAANYTEDVNLNDEGTFYLDKDRNIAAVDATSGLSSNYAYLVAADLTTGFDKNLQIKVFDKNGEEKVMTSGDKIKFNGQSNKTPNEVLTALNGADSDVDPQLVTYETNSEGVLTQINTAKDSTSSGTIDKTTFTLNAKDTLKYRASAKKLGSYNVNNNTIVFDIPEGETDPDKYSVETISLFEDETEYDVSIYDVGEDLTAKVIIVTNSNGIANLEASAAVVEKIGTTINSDNETVERLYAFIDGEKKTFTTAEDDILVNEDGDALAAGDIIQFKTNAAGEIESIRVLFEAKDKATEGTQTINEDLVTVYGKVVKKFANSINVSVNDGAVSNYNINGVKVYEFNSNKTTSPIKVVEPGDIPQYDELDESRVFIRIYKDEVKEIVIVR
- a CDS encoding peptidoglycan-binding protein translates to MPVGATIPEFITVHLGLPASNAQNVTVSFIDYIKNVASSEIYPTWPESALRANIYAQISFALNKIYTEFYRARGYNFDITNTTQYDQAFVPGRNIFGDINRIVDDIFDSYLRREGFLEPLAARFCNGTTVTCEGLSQWGSVSLANQGYLPYQIIQYYYGDDVNIITDVPVETSLESYPGYPISTGDRGPNVRRIQNSLNIISKNYPLIPKVVPDAIFGESTEEAVKTFQRIFNLTPDGVVGRATWYKLVSLVVGINRLNELNSVGNTLFGLSLEYPDAITEGDTGEKVSIMQLMLNILAEYYNQIPFVPNSGSYDQQTLNGVIAFQKQFGLPQNGIVDDRTWEAMYNAVKGVYIATDNGQNEAPVQILPYPGMLLSAGTRGDSVQALQEYLNGISLVYTEISPVTPTGNFGPNTRTAVLTFQGLFGLPETGVVDRETWERIEEVFIEIREGAQPRFGQFPGYELKEGQEDSVRGIEVNTDNLTGRPVYSLQHMLRYINAEKPLPGIPDGIFGGQTTDRVKEFQAENDLNATGTVNSQTFSAIRDAYNKKTDELKQPEGAYPHGVVYDQPETEQDILYVAQVMLNKLADTFANISRPNINGEYDAKMQKSISDFQKQFNLPQNGFDKNTWDQLTRIYNEIKA